One part of the Moorena sp. SIOASIH genome encodes these proteins:
- a CDS encoding tetratricopeptide repeat protein yields MGTYSTIPVFCFKLASATLLCLLSPILAPETLGVAPAVAQSTLDQATQAQQLLDRARSEFVKGQLPQAKDTYQRVLKIYRELGNSSGEAFALNGLGQVYNLLSQETKALEALQEALKIRQGLGERKEEGETLTHIGTVYSSQENYAKALELLEQALTINQEVGNQLGIGYALVNLGSVYSSQGEYDKALDRLEQGLSIIKEVGKTGKSDALKEPLRERILARYYQAYALNVIGSAYIQSGKLNQAGEFLEQAHALSREEGYQLREGVALTLKGILYNNQGELDQGLETLELALAITKPTGFRGLEQNILFLIGGIYNKKGEYVKALEVYQESLAIRRELGKRKLEGIALNTIGVVYDKQQQYEQALNYYQQALAIHREVKNQAGESTTLGNIAYLYQKQEQYDQALDYYQQALAIHREVENQVQEWITLTNLGDVSVKQGKYQQTIDYYQQALAISQKFENPTAEGAILRIIGQAYYELGNHDQAIDYHQQALEIYRKLNNTSVEASILGELGLAQIREGKYQQALESYQQLLALARETKDRSEEINALNFSGQVYEFQSKYDQALDYYQQALTIAKEINDQQTTGRILNNIGGVYSNWGNYNQALDYLQQSLTISKRLNDSISIAAQLNNIGLIYDNQGKYSQALDYYQQALAINQELGDHGRDNVAPNFNNIGRVYHSQGEYDRALEYFQQSLAISQEIGDRLGEAFTLNNIGGVYNSQGEYAQALEYFQQSLTIFQDIGHRSGEAITLARIGSVYSSWGDYAKCLNYHQQSLKISQDIGNKGGVGETLHNIGTIYSNQGEYDRGLEYLQQSLAIFQDIGSRLGEANTLGNMGIVYSHWGKYPKALEYNQKALAIRQDIGDQAGIGTTYNAMGGNYLDLGDYPQALDYFNQAKAIFTKIGAKEGIVQTLTNIGEVYQKQKQYPKSLQFYQQSLAISQQIGHRLYEAIALNRIGRVYEELGEYTKANDYHQQALGINQKTGFKAGISDTLYHMGIVYTNLGNYPQALAAYQQALALSRTLGTRLTEGKILAGMGKLYDTQNQSELAITFFKQSVNVREGIRKDLKVLPVEQQQSFTNTVAQDYRRLADLLTQQNRNLEALRVLDLLKVQELQDYLSNVRGDDNTVDGITELTEEQEIIEGTQPIIDQAIALGQELSELETIVRDKRTQTQQQRIIQLRKNQAKLTKDFQDFLKSPEVEARLAKLRETTEAENLDLKKYDRRLREQLQQLEQDAVILYPLVLEDRLELVLVTPYAPPIRRTVKVKQKDLERAITNFRRLLATPIRNARPPAEQLYDWLIKPIEADLAKANAKTIIYAPDGKLRYIPLGALYDGEQWLIERLRVNQITALSLTSLDNQPTPQLQVFAAAVTKAHEPFPALQYAQPEVERLAETFPNTKLFMDKQFHGDTIYQMNDYSLVHLATHAVFKKTKQDSFILFGDGSRVTLTQVEEKWDLSNVDLVVLSACQTGLGGELGDGKEILGFGYLMQNAGADAAIASLWSVDDQGTQALMNKFYQVLKQGKVTKAEALRQAQIALIKNEAGDDLLAHPYVWAPFILIGNGL; encoded by the coding sequence ATGGGTACTTACTCTACTATTCCTGTATTCTGTTTCAAGCTCGCTAGTGCTACCTTACTGTGCCTGCTCTCACCGATTCTAGCCCCAGAAACTCTGGGAGTTGCTCCAGCTGTAGCACAAAGCACTCTAGACCAAGCCACTCAAGCTCAGCAGTTATTGGATCGGGCAAGGTCAGAGTTTGTTAAAGGTCAGTTGCCTCAAGCCAAGGATACTTACCAACGAGTGTTAAAGATTTATCGGGAATTGGGAAACTCTTCCGGTGAAGCATTTGCTCTTAATGGCCTTGGACAAGTTTACAATCTATTATCTCAAGAAACCAAAGCCCTGGAAGCATTGCAAGAAGCTCTAAAAATCCGGCAAGGTCTAGGGGAGCGAAAGGAAGAAGGGGAAACCCTGACCCATATCGGAACAGTTTATTCAAGTCAGGAAAACTATGCTAAAGCTCTGGAATTGTTGGAGCAAGCCCTAACTATTAACCAAGAAGTAGGTAATCAGCTTGGGATTGGTTATGCACTGGTTAATCTTGGCTCAGTTTACTCCTCCCAAGGAGAGTATGACAAAGCCTTAGATAGGTTAGAGCAAGGTCTGAGTATTATCAAAGAAGTAGGTAAGACTGGCAAAAGCGATGCTCTGAAAGAGCCGCTACGCGAACGCATTCTAGCACGCTACTATCAAGCCTACGCTCTCAATGTTATCGGCTCAGCTTACATCCAGTCAGGGAAATTGAACCAAGCTGGGGAGTTTCTGGAACAAGCTCATGCCCTGAGTCGAGAAGAAGGTTATCAATTACGAGAAGGTGTAGCCCTGACCTTGAAGGGAATACTGTATAACAATCAAGGGGAATTGGATCAAGGGCTAGAAACCCTGGAGTTGGCATTAGCCATTACTAAACCAACTGGTTTTCGGGGATTAGAACAGAATATTCTATTTTTGATTGGAGGGATTTACAACAAAAAAGGGGAGTATGTCAAAGCCCTGGAGGTTTACCAGGAATCCTTAGCTATTCGGCGAGAATTGGGTAAGCGTAAGCTGGAAGGAATTGCGCTGAATACTATTGGCGTGGTTTACGATAAACAGCAACAGTATGAACAAGCCCTCAATTATTATCAGCAAGCCTTAGCTATTCACCGGGAAGTTAAGAATCAAGCTGGGGAAAGCACCACCCTTGGTAATATTGCTTACCTTTACCAAAAGCAAGAACAGTATGACCAAGCCCTAGATTACTACCAGCAAGCTTTAGCTATTCACCGGGAAGTTGAAAATCAAGTTCAGGAATGGATTACCCTTACTAATCTTGGAGATGTTTCCGTTAAACAGGGAAAGTATCAGCAAACCATAGACTATTACCAACAAGCCTTAGCCATTTCCCAAAAATTTGAAAATCCTACGGCAGAAGGTGCAATTCTTCGGATTATTGGGCAAGCTTATTATGAATTGGGCAACCATGACCAAGCCATAGACTATCACCAACAAGCCTTAGAGATTTACCGCAAACTTAACAATACCTCGGTTGAAGCAAGTATCCTGGGAGAGCTTGGACTAGCTCAAATCAGGGAAGGAAAGTATCAGCAAGCCCTGGAGTCTTATCAGCAACTCCTAGCCCTTGCCCGAGAAACCAAAGACCGCTCTGAAGAAATAAATGCTCTCAATTTTAGTGGGCAAGTTTACGAATTTCAGAGTAAATATGACCAAGCCCTAGATTACTACCAGCAAGCCTTGACCATTGCCAAAGAAATTAATGACCAGCAAACTACTGGAAGAATCCTCAATAATATTGGGGGAGTTTACAGCAATTGGGGAAATTATAACCAAGCCCTAGATTACTTACAGCAATCCTTAACCATTAGCAAAAGGTTAAACGACTCCATCTCAATTGCGGCTCAACTCAACAACATTGGATTGATATATGACAACCAAGGGAAGTATAGCCAAGCTCTAGACTATTATCAGCAAGCTTTAGCCATTAACCAAGAGCTTGGCGATCACGGTCGTGATAATGTTGCTCCTAATTTCAATAATATTGGGAGAGTTTACCATAGTCAGGGTGAGTATGACCGAGCATTAGAATACTTCCAGCAATCTCTAGCTATTTCTCAAGAAATAGGCGATCGCTTAGGGGAAGCTTTTACCCTCAATAATATTGGGGGAGTTTACAATAGTCAGGGTGAGTATGCTCAAGCATTAGAATACTTCCAGCAATCTCTAACTATTTTTCAAGACATTGGACACCGTTCAGGGGAAGCTATTACTTTGGCCAGGATCGGAAGCGTTTACAGTAGCTGGGGAGACTATGCCAAATGCTTAAACTATCATCAGCAATCTCTAAAAATTAGTCAAGACATTGGTAACAAGGGAGGAGTTGGTGAGACTCTCCACAATATCGGAACAATTTATAGTAACCAAGGGGAGTATGACCGAGGTTTAGAATACTTACAGCAATCTCTAGCTATTTTTCAAGACATTGGCTCCCGTTTAGGGGAAGCTAATACCCTGGGCAACATGGGAATAGTTTACAGTCACTGGGGAAAGTATCCCAAAGCCCTAGAATATAATCAAAAAGCCCTAGCCATTCGTCAAGACATTGGTGACCAAGCTGGTATTGGCACCACCTATAACGCTATGGGCGGAAATTATCTGGATTTGGGAGATTATCCCCAAGCCTTGGACTACTTCAACCAAGCTAAAGCCATTTTTACCAAAATTGGGGCTAAGGAAGGGATTGTGCAAACCCTAACTAACATCGGAGAAGTTTACCAAAAACAAAAACAATATCCGAAGTCTCTCCAATTCTATCAGCAATCCTTGGCTATTTCTCAACAGATTGGTCATCGCCTATATGAAGCTATAGCCCTGAATCGGATTGGAAGAGTTTATGAAGAACTGGGAGAGTATACTAAAGCCAATGACTATCATCAGCAAGCCTTAGGGATTAATCAAAAAACTGGCTTCAAAGCCGGGATTAGCGATACCTTGTACCATATGGGAATAGTTTACACTAACCTAGGAAACTATCCCCAGGCTTTAGCAGCTTATCAACAAGCATTAGCCCTTTCCAGAACTCTTGGCACTCGCTTAACGGAAGGGAAAATTCTGGCTGGTATGGGTAAGTTGTATGATACCCAAAACCAATCGGAATTAGCGATTACCTTCTTCAAACAATCGGTTAATGTCCGAGAAGGAATCCGCAAAGACTTAAAAGTTCTTCCGGTTGAACAACAACAATCTTTTACCAACACTGTTGCCCAAGACTATCGCCGCTTGGCTGATTTACTGACCCAACAAAATCGCAACTTAGAAGCCCTACGGGTGCTCGATTTACTGAAAGTCCAGGAGTTGCAGGATTACCTGAGTAATGTGCGAGGGGATGATAATACCGTTGATGGCATTACAGAACTGACGGAAGAACAGGAAATCATCGAGGGTACCCAACCGATTATCGACCAAGCCATTGCCTTGGGTCAAGAACTCAGTGAACTGGAAACTATTGTTAGGGATAAGCGCACCCAAACCCAGCAACAGCGAATCATTCAACTTAGGAAAAATCAAGCTAAGCTAACCAAAGATTTTCAAGACTTCCTGAAGAGTCCAGAAGTAGAAGCTCGCTTGGCAAAGTTGAGGGAAACTACAGAAGCAGAAAACTTAGACTTAAAGAAGTACGATCGACGATTACGAGAGCAACTCCAGCAATTGGAACAGGATGCGGTTATTCTCTATCCCCTAGTATTAGAAGACCGTTTGGAATTAGTCCTAGTCACCCCTTATGCTCCCCCAATTCGCCGCACGGTTAAGGTAAAACAAAAAGACCTGGAAAGAGCGATTACAAACTTCCGCAGACTCCTCGCCACTCCGATCCGTAATGCCAGACCTCCCGCCGAGCAATTGTACGACTGGCTAATTAAACCGATTGAAGCTGACTTAGCCAAAGCTAATGCCAAAACTATTATTTATGCTCCTGATGGCAAATTGCGCTATATTCCCCTAGGGGCACTTTATGATGGCGAGCAATGGCTAATTGAGCGTTTGAGAGTTAATCAGATCACTGCTCTGAGCCTAACATCCCTAGACAATCAACCGACACCACAGTTACAAGTGTTTGCCGCAGCGGTCACCAAAGCCCATGAACCCTTTCCGGCCTTACAGTATGCTCAACCGGAAGTAGAGCGTCTGGCAGAAACCTTTCCCAACACTAAGCTATTTATGGATAAACAGTTTCACGGGGATACCATTTATCAGATGAATGACTATTCCCTAGTGCATCTAGCCACCCACGCTGTGTTCAAGAAAACTAAACAAGATTCATTTATTTTGTTTGGTGATGGCAGTCGCGTTACCCTGACCCAGGTAGAAGAAAAATGGGATTTGTCCAATGTAGATTTAGTGGTGCTCAGTGCCTGTCAAACGGGCTTAGGGGGAGAATTGGGGGATGGCAAAGAAATCCTCGGTTTTGGTTATC